In Cercospora beticola chromosome 3, complete sequence, the following proteins share a genomic window:
- a CDS encoding uncharacterized protein (antiSMASH:Cluster_5~CAZy:GT34), with translation MAYLDKGDYNRRSRYINRGRIILLCAFVLQGFLAYHLGVRSVDIPEEYEEPAFNFSPLEGAAPDNPMTCRSTTQKPNEVSKFVMGSMSDKETSYDWLVMANKNRYAAKQGYDIIWDLEKNHKYTKDWDRLTAMEKVIRGKLKGDNSYEWIWWSDYDSIITNSSVKLENIVEDALAEIEDSSRRSQIDIIMTPDCWPMNSGSLLLRTTKWSLGWIEEMWKEKEVENEEGNKRSLQDCLRDMYANDLHNMKHKGTFVKQYKMNAFPTEIHCHEDDRPWQEGDFMIHMAGAWAHVHEKDPTGLLLRKYAQFAF, from the exons ATGGCATATCTGGATAAAGGCGACTACAATCGCCGCTCACGATACATCAACCGCGGCCGCATCATCCTTCTCTGCGCCTTCGTCCTCCAAGGCTTTCTCGCGTACCACCTCGGCGTACGATCTGTAGACATCCCAGAAGAATATGAAGAACCAGCGTTCAATTTCTCTCCGCTCGAGGGCGCAGCTCCAGATAACCCGATGACATGCAGATCGACTACTCAGAAGCCCAACGAAGTTTCCAAGTTCGTTATGGGCTCCATGTCCGATAAAGAAACGAGCTATGACTGGCTCGTGATGGCCAACAAGAATCGCTATGCTGCAAAGCAAGGTTATGACATTATCTGGGATCTTGAGAAGAATCACAAGTACACCAAGGACTGGGACCGCTTGACTGCCATGGAGAAGGTCATCCGAGGGAAACTGAAGGGAGATAATTCGTATGAGTGGATTTGGTGGAGCGATTATGATTCGATCATTACCAATTCTTCGGTCAAATTGGAAAATATCGTCGAAGATGCATTGGCTGAGATTGAAGATTCATCTCGCAGGTCGCAGATTGATATTATCATGACTCCAGATTGCTGGCCGATGAATAGCGGGAGTTTGCTTCTGAGAACCACGAAATGGTCTTTGGGATGGATTGAAGAAAtgtggaaggagaaagaagtGGAGAATGAGGAAGGGAATAAGAGAAGCTTGCAGGATTGTCTGAGA GACATGTACGCCAACGACCTGCACAACATGAAGCACAAGGGGACCTTTGTGAAGCAATATAAGATGAACGCCTTTCCGACTGAGATCCATTGCCACGAGGATGATCGGCCTTGGCAGGAAGGAGATTTCATGATTCACATGGCAGGCGCATGGGCTCATGTTCATGAGAAGGATCCTACAGGGTTGCTGTTGCGAAAGTATGCGCAGTTTGCTTTTTGA
- a CDS encoding uncharacterized protein (MEROPS:MER0003908~antiSMASH:Cluster_5): MLSKALALLLLPLGAFASPVDNEARQVRPLTYEGYEAFKVDITSSTAETLRALEGIDYDQWALVHNDHIDISMAPAEIAKFKKLGLKYSSKMKDIAGAIRKEQEVAGWSGRMQANGLPDSTWFNSYHSYAEHVQFWKDLQASIPQHSQMVSSGTSLEGRDIFGLKLGVANATRTKKAVIWHGQVHAREWITGMTLEYITYSMINEFNRGNSDVVNFLNTYDFYIYPFVNPDGFIYSQTRERLWRKNRQLPPRGSSCYGVDVNRNWPHQWSTNSGGSSTNPCNQAYRGASAGSEPETKGLTRTINNIASAQGIKLYIDWHSYGNYILSPYGYTCSSFPANNAKLVRLGRETGDVIGAVYGQSFTTGPTCQTLYAVNGGSLDYVYDVSKAELSYAWELRDKGEFGFMLPADQIRPTGEENWRGMLYLLKNM; encoded by the exons ATGCTTTCCAAAGCTCTtgccctcctccttctcccacttGGAGCTTTCGCATCACCAGTCGACAATGAAGCCCGCCAGGTCCGACCGCTCACCTACGAAGGCTATGAAGCTTTCAAGGTCGACATCACTTCGAGCACCGCCGAGACACTCAGAGCCCTAGAGGGAATCGACTATGACCAATGGGCGCTCGTTCACAACGACCACATTGATATCTCCATGGCGCCAGCTGAGATCGCTAAGTTTAAGAAGTTGGGTTTGAAGTACAGctcgaagatgaaggacATTGCTGGGGCAATCAGAAAGGAGCAGGAGGTTGCTGGGTGGAGTG GACGCATGCAAGCCAATGGTCTACCAGACAGCACTTGGTTCAACAGCTACCACAGCTACGCCGAGCACGTCCAATTCTGGAAAGACTTGCAAGCTTCCATCCCACAGCATTCGCAGATGGTCAGCTCGGGAACTTCTCTCGAAGGACGCGATATCTTTGGTTTGAAGCTGGGCGTCGCAAACGCTACCCGGACAAAGAAGGCCGTGATCTGGCATGGCCAAGTCCATGCTCGCGAGTGGATCACAGGCATGACACTCGAGTATATCACCTACTCTATGATCAATGAGTTCAACCGCGGCAACTCAGACGTCGTCAACTTCCTGAACACCTACGAT TTCTACATCTACCCCTTCGTCAACCCCGACGGCTTCATCTACTCCCAAACCCGCGAACGCCTCTGGCGCAAAAACCGCCAACTCCCACCCCGCGGCAGCTCCTGCTACGGCGTCGACGTAAACCGCAACTGGCCTCACCAATGGTCCACCAACAGCGGCGGAAGTAGCACAAACCCCTGTAACCAAGCCTACCGTGGTGCTTCCGCCGGCTCTGAACCCGAAACAAAAGGCCTCACACGCACGATCAACAACATTGCCTCTGCACAAGGCATCAAGCTGTACATCGACTGGCATTCTTATGGAAACTATATTCTGTCGCCGTATGGATATACTTGCTCGAGTTTCCCAGCGAATAATGCGAAGCTTGTGAGGTTGGGACGGGAGACGGGTGATGTTATTGGAGCGGTTTATGGACAGAGTTTTACGACTGGGCCGACTTGTCAGACGTTGTATGCTGTTAATGGCGGTAGTTTGGATTATGTGTATGATGTTAGCAAGGCGGAATTGAGCTATGCATGGGAGCTGCGCGATAAGGGCGAATTTGGCTTCATGTTGCCTGCTGATCAGATTCGCCCGACTGGTGAGGAGAATTGGAGGGGTATGCTGTATTTGTTGAAGAATATGTAA
- a CDS encoding uncharacterized protein (SMCOG1001:short-chain dehydrogenase/reductase SDR~antiSMASH:Cluster_5) yields the protein MSTVVITGIGGMGLAIARRLGSGRRLLLADYSEDALKKAATTFGDAGFNVETKQVDVADAESVRSFVEHAKNLGNVEIVVHTAGISPTGAPASRIYDVNLVGTIHVVDAFKDIIAPGGSMVCMASTAGHVELGLPAEIKQHLTTASPAKVLEIPAIDLEKDGGQKAYCISKVANILRVKAACIEYGKRNVRINTISPGFISTPMGQDLLKGELAGPITQYIEAQPLPRKGTEEDIADAVVFLTSPQASFITGADLLVDGGATALPNAM from the exons ATGTCGACTGTTGTTATCACTGGCATAGGCGGTATGGGCTTGGCCATTGCCCGCCGTCTGGGCAGTGGGAGACGCCTGTTACTTGCAGATTATTCTGAAGACGCTCTCAAGAAAGCCGCAACGACATTTGGCGATGCCGGGTTCAATGTTGAGACCAAGCAAGTGGACGTCGCAGACGCAGAATCGGTTCGCTCGTTTGTCGAGCATGCGAAGAACTTGGGTAATGTCGAGATTGTTGTGCATACTGCAG GCATATCGCCCACTGgagctccagcttctcgGATCTACGATGTAAATCTCGTCGGCACCATTCATGTCGTGGACGCTTTCAAAGACATCATCGCTCCTGGAGGTTCCATGGTCTGCATGGCCAGCACAGCAGGCCACGTCGAGTTAGGCCTTCCTGCTGAAATCAAGCAACATCTCACTACGGCATCTCCAGCCAAAGTCCTCGAAATACCCGCCATCGATCTCGAAAAAGATGGGGGCCAAAAAGCCTATTGCATTTCTAAAGTGGCCAACATTCTACGCGTGAAAGCCGCGTGTATCGAGTACGGGAAGCGAAATGTGCGCATCAATACCATCAGTCCTGGATTCATCTCGACGCCCATGGGACAAGATCTGCTCAAGGGTGAGCTGGCAGGCCCGATCACCCAGTATATCGAGGCACAGCCCCTCCCTCGCAAGGGTACTGAAGAAGATATTGCAGACGCGGTTGTCTTCTTGACGAGCCCACAAGCCAGCTTCATAACAGGCGCGGATCTGCTTGTCGACGGAGGAGCAACAGCACTGCCGAATGCTATGTAA
- a CDS encoding uncharacterized protein (antiSMASH:Cluster_5), which produces MMDEDMEDVDRKAEESGEEEYDENADEDFNPDQAKDDQDNSESSSDEDDEEAAKTPKKKPSSKKRKTDAAPDADLDSGDEATIRERKTKRRKKAAQDEEDSGGEGGFIRTRRQREVEKEERRNRKRGVREGAVTIDVDRVWAELSSIPVGRTVLPPVAKRLGGGDDGEDMDVDGDEKENGGEMVRIQRKSQYAGEITYVDVDVPRNSKEARKYFEEHPELDPDRNDSGGTGDTAGNTNSASDAAARNRPLRRPSMFEPNPTGLVKGVAPEKLRLRTPSRLDVLMEQKRLEAKKGAQKLNTMQMSQYDWKSYVEKEGLKDELDVYERSGNRFLAKEAFLDRAAGAREAKARDARMRL; this is translated from the coding sequence ATGATGGACGAAGACATGGAGGATGTAGACCGCAAAGCGGAGGAATCTGGCGAAGAGGAATATGACGAGAATGCCGACGAAGACTTCAATCCCGACCAAGCGAAAGACGACCAGGACAACTCCGAGTCCTCGtccgacgaggatgacgaagaagcagcgaaAACACCCAAAAAGAAGCCCTCCAGCAAAAAACGCAAAACCGACGCCGCCCCAGATGCAGACCTCGACTCAGGCGACGAAGCCACAATTCGCGAGCGCAAAACGAAGCGAAGGAAAAAGGCAGcgcaagatgaagaggattcCGGTGGTGAGGGCGGTTTCATTCGCACGCGTCGTCAACGCGAAGTAGAGAAAGAGGAACGGCGGAATCGTAAACGTGGCGTACGGGAAGGTGCCGTAACCATAGACGTGGACAGAGTATGGGCAGAGTTGAGCAGTATACCTGTTGGCAGAACAGTTTTACCACCTGTTGCGAAGAGGCttggtggaggagatgatggagaggACATGGATGTTGATGGGGATGAGAAAGAGAACGGAGGGGAGATGGTGAGGATTCAGAGGAAGAGTCAGTATGCGGGAGAGATCACATATGTGGATGTGGATGTTCCGAGGAATAGTAAAGAGGCTAGGAAGTATTTTGAAGAGCATCCGGAGTTGGATCCTGACAGGAACGATTCTGGTGGTACGGGCGATACTGCTGGCAACACGAACTCCGCGTCTGATGCTGCCGCGAGGAATCGTCCACTTCGTCGGCCATCGATGTTCGAGCCAAATCCTACTGGCCTGGTAAAGGGTGTTGCGCCAGAGAAGTTACGTTTGAGGACCCCTTCTAGGCTGGATGTGCTTATGGAGCAGAAACGgctggaggcgaagaagggtGCACAAAAGTTGAACACTATGCAGATGAGTCAATACGACTGGAAGAGTTATGTGGAGAAGGAAGGGCTGAAGGACGAGTTGGATGTGTATGAGAGGAGTGGAAATCGCTTTTTGGCAAAGGAGGCTTTCCTGGATCGCGCTGCGGGGGCAagagaggcgaaggcgagAGATGCGAGGATGAGGTTGTGA
- a CDS encoding uncharacterized protein (antiSMASH:Cluster_5~BUSCO:EOG09264CP8) has protein sequence MARDAVQERERHRANGNGHLNGSMQQNGHPKAPQIAVDNNDDQTDENIFLFIPNLIGYARIVLAIASLYFMPLHPRRCSFLYSISCLLDAADGIAARKYEQSTRFGAVLDMVTDRCTTTCLLVFLATAKPAYSVIFQLLISLDLASHYMHMYATLVMGGQSQSHKNVDAKKSYVMHLYYTNKTVLFIVCALNELCFIGLYLLCFSSPFLTPALRNPIPGTESATTPTSNPLDPKPSLFFPNPFSPAAMEYARANKMDSNVPWILFAASAPVMLFKQYVNVVQLVQASRWLAEGDRRERKKQGLPRRRSGKGRIAGKKGL, from the exons ATGGCTCGCGACGCAGTACAAGAAAGAGAGCGACATAGGGCAAATGGCAACGGCCACTTGAATGGCTCTATGCAACAGAATGGACATCCCAAAGCTCCACAGATTGCAGTGGACAACAACGATGATCAAACGGATGAGAACATCTTTCTCTTCATCCCGAACTTGATCG GCTACGCCCGCATCGTCCTCGCTATCGCATCCCTGTACTTCATGCCACTGCACCCACGCCGCTGCAGTTTCCTCTATTCCATCTCCTGCCTTCTCGACGCCGCAGATGGCATTGCCGCACGCAAATACGAACAATCCACACGTTTCGGAGCCGTACTCGATATGGTCACCGATCGATGCACTACCACCTGCCTACTCGTTTTCCTCGCAACCGCCAAACCAGCATATTCAGTAATCTTCCAACTCTTGATCAGTTTGGATCTCGCTAGCCATTACATGCACATGTATGCTACGTTGGTCATGGGCGGACAGAGTCAGAGCCATAAGAATGTGGATGCTAAGAAGAGCTATGTTATGCATTTGTATTATACCAATAAG AccgtcctcttcatcgtctgcgCTCTCAATGAACTCTGCTTCATCGGCCTCTACCTCCTCTGCTTCAGCTCCCCGTTCCTCACCCCAGCCCTCCGAAATCCCATCCCCGGAACCGAATCCGCTACGACGCCCACCTCCAACCCTCTAGATCCTAAACcctcgctcttcttcccGAACCCTTTCAGCCCTGCCGCAATGGAATACGCTCGAGCGAATAAGATGGACTCGAATGTGCCGTGGATTCTGTTTGCCGCGAGTGCGCCCGTCATGCTGTTCAAGCAGTATGTCAACGTGGTGCAATTGGTGCAGGCGAGTCGGTGGTTGGCTGAGGGCGacaggagggagaggaagaagcagggattgccgaggagaagaagtgggAAGGGAAGAATCGCGGGCAAGAAGGGCTTGTGA
- a CDS encoding uncharacterized protein (BUSCO:EOG09260TLW~antiSMASH:Cluster_5), producing the protein MKRKVGALEKVDADLPNLQHKIKVDPPSYREDFIAQYGQYRSLLELFLASPTTTDDTGVVKLRDLIDFVSHVADCYPTLTKAFPTDLINLIELHHAALGAELRDKIVGSLVLLRKKEIIDSNTLLNTLWPLLISTPSKALRALLFQKIVSDLRTSNSKTKNHKLNRNIQTICYNLIASDPTSPKGVWAVKLTRELWKRSIWTDAKAVSIMEVAALAQDAKVVTSGVRFFLGSDQEREEADKEDTDDESDVDIGKLKHQVGINKKSKKREKDLAAAQAKVKRREKRKNAHQALNFSALHLLHDPQGFAEKLFQQHLQPTNPKVKLNLEQKLYVLQLVSRLVGLHKLTLIPLYSWFIKFLSHKQPSVTSFLASLAQASHNLVPPDLLEPLVVKIANEFVSEASAAEVCSAGLNGIREVCVRQPLAMTETLLQDLVQYRKSKDKGVQMAARGLLSLYREVGAELLKKRDRGRDAALGLRVGQNASVRFGAEEVAGGIEGLELLEKWREEQGINEEDDEEAWKNWEAEQNDSESSGGWINVESDGEDIEISDSEDEADKKKKAKLKESSKDNEDDQSRRTASLGPDAAAIREEARLSTLATTHILTPADLAKLHELRQSAAVQAAMPANKRRKLTSLPVNPTNRHADDAITAANIEGLAKLSHKTTKDEKIAMAKGGHVDPVTGKFVRDHENDHRSTTARRKEKKESEGKSTTNKEKARKKNFLMTLGKAKRKGKRSLVEERRILKEHVRRKKAGGRRGNNG; encoded by the coding sequence ATGAAGCGCAAGGTCGGAGCGCTGGAGAAGGTTGACGCCGATCTGCCGAACTTGCAGCACAAGATCAAAGTCGACCCGCCATCGTATCGCGAAGACTTCATCGCGCAATATGGCCAGTATCGCTCGCTGCTTGAGCTGTTCCTCGCCTCGCCCACCACGACCGACGACACGGGCGTAGTCAAGCTGCGCGACCTGATCGATTTCGTCTCCCACGTTGCCGACTGCTACCCGACTTTGACTAAAGCCTTCCCAACCGACCTGATCAACCTCATCGAATTGCACCATGCCGCCCTCGGTGCTGAATTGAGAGACAAAATTGTTGGCAgtctggtgctgctgcgaaagaaggagatcatCGACTCCAACACTCTTCTGAACACGTTGTGGCCACTGTTGATCTCTACGCCATCGAAAGCACTCAGAGCACTTCTCTTCCAGAAGATCGTCTCAGATTTGCGGACTTCGAACAGCAAAACGAAAAACCACAAACTCAATCGCAATATTCAGACAATATGTTACAACCTCATTGCATCCGATCCGACTTCACCGAAAGGAGTTTGGGCTGTGAAGTTGACGAGAGAGCTGTGGAAGCGATCGATATGGACAGACGCGAAGGCGGTCAGTATCATGGAAGTGGCAGCATTGGCACAAGACGCGAAAGTGGTGACATCGGGCGTGCGATTCTTCTTGGGATCAGATCAAGAGCGAGAAGAGGCCGACAAAGAAGACACAGACGATGAGAGTGATGTTGACATCGGAAAGCTGAAGCACCAGGTCGGGATCAATAAGAAGTCGAAAAAGCGGGAGAAGGATCTTGCGGCAGCACAAGCAAAAGTCAagaggagggagaagaggaagaatgcACATCAAGCGCTCAACTTCTCTGCGCTCCACCTCCTACACGATCCGCAGGGGTTTGCCGAGAAGCTCTTCCAACAGCATTTGCAGCCTACGAACCCCAAGGTCAAGCTGAATCTGGAACAGAAGCTCTACGTGCTGCAACTAGTGTCCCGACTCGTTGGCTTGCACAAGCTGACTCTCATTCCGCTTTACTCCTGGTTCATCAAATTCCTTTCGCACAAGCAGCCGTCGGTCACATCATTTTTGGCATCGTTAGCACAAGCATCGCATAATCTCGTCCCACCGGATCTCTTGGAGCCCCTGGTCGTGAAGATCGCAAACGAGTTTGTCTCAGAAGCATCAGCGGCGGAAGTGTGCTCAGCAGGGTTGAATGGTATTCGAGAGGTGTGTGTGCGGCAGCCGCTTGCAATGACAGAGACTCTGCTCCAGGATCTTGTGCAGTACCGAAAGAGTAAGGACAAGGGCGTGCAAATGGCCGCACGAGGACTTCTGTCCCTGTATCGGGAAGTGGGAGCTGAATTGCTAAAGAAGAGGGATCGTGGACGAGATGCCGCGCTGGGTCTAAGAGTAGGCCAGAATGCCAGTGTGCGATTCGGTGCAGAAGAAGTTGCAGGTGGTATTGAAGGTCTGGAACTGCTCGAAAAGTGGCGAGAAGAACAGGGCATtaatgaagaagatgatgaggaggcgtGGAAGAACTGGGAGGCTGAGCAGAACGACAGCGAAAGCAGTGGCGGCTGGATCAACGTCGAAAGCGACGGAGAGGATATCGAAATCTCCGACTCAGAGGACGAAGCcgacaagaagaaaaaggCCAAACTCAAAGAATCGAGCAAAGACAACGAAGACGATCAATCCCGTCGAACAGCATCACTTGGACCCGACGCCGCCGCAatacgagaagaagctcgccTCTCGACCCTCGCAACAACCCACATCCTCACCCCAGCAGATCTCGCCAAACTTCACGAACTCCGACAATCCGCTGCAGTCCAAGCCGCCATGCCAGCCAACAAACGTCGCAAACTCACCTCTCTCCCCGTGAACCCTACAAATCGCCACGCCGACGATGCTATCACAGCAGCCAACATCGAAGGCCTGGCGAAACTCAGTCACAAAACGACCAAAGATGAGAAAATCGCCATGGCCAAAGGCGGCCATGTCGATCCCGTCACTGGGAAATTTGTTCGTGACCATGAGAACGATCATCGAAGTacgacggcgaggaggaaagagaagaaggagtcGGAGGGGAAGAGTACGACGAATAAGGAGAAAGCACGCAAGAAGAATTTCCTCATGACGCTGGGTAAGGCGAAGAGGAAAGGGAAGAGGAGTTTGGTGGAAGAGAGGAGGATTTTGAAGGAGCatgtgaggaggaagaaggctggtgggagaagaggaaataATGGGTAA
- a CDS encoding uncharacterized protein (antiSMASH:Cluster_5) — protein MRFSGLRAAAVAAIGIGSDLVEATNSSTLFSGGTIIAFDSTSESLRVIDKGALHVVGDRIAHVFDSVPESGAVPNGTEHIDITGQIVTPGFIDTHRHGWQTAFKTIGSNTSLAEYFGRYGEFVAGPLFNAEDVYIGQLAGLYEMLNAGVTTSLDHAHHTWSNETAIAGAKASVESGARVFWAYTIHELSNSTFTVQEQLAKFRDIAESELFEDSQTELAIAFDAWTDTSEKSVLQQIIDSAVSCNVSALTTHLLHGPWGASNLPSALHELGILNTSIPVVFSHGSFLPATDAQLLRTTNQYLSITPESEMHYGHTHEHSAYIQDQASLGVDTHFTFSTDILTQARMWLQSVRYDFSLDVPRKWKVPTDTPMTVAQAFYLATRAGGLALRRPDLGVIEEGAKADLVIWDARDSPALLGWRDPIAAIILHASVGDILHVTVDGKFVKRDGRIVAPEYKNVRERFQASARRIQDKLLNTPNPVLEGSFQTGCEYEGPDRVDTLRGQGDGYEQPTFVNL, from the coding sequence ATGCGCTTTTCTGGGCTTCGCGCTGCTGCCGTTGCAGCTATTGGAATCGGCAGCGATCTTGTTGAGGCTACCAACTCGTCAACACTCTTCTCCGGTGGCACTATCATAGCATTTGACAGCACCTCTGAGTCCCTGCGCGTCATCGACAAAGGTGCCTTGCATGTCGTTGGAGACCGCATCGCTCATGTCTTCGATTCAGTGCCCGAATCTGGCGCCGTACCCAATGGCACGGAGCACATTGACATCACGGGCCAGATCGTCACTCCGGGCTTCATCGACACACACCGCCACGGATGGCAGACGGCTTTCAAGACCATCGGCTCCAACACCTCCCTGGCCGAGTACTTCGGGCGCTATGGCGAGTTCGTAGCTGGACCACTTTTCAACGCTGAGGACGTGTATATCGGCCAGCTTGCGGGCCTGTACGAGATGCTCAACGCTGGTGTCACGACGTCACTCGACCACGCTCATCATACCTGGTCCAATGAGACCGCCATCGCAGGGGCCAAGGCCTCTGTTGAGAGTGGTGCCCGAGTCTTTTGGGCGTACACTATACACGAGCTTTCCAACAGCACCTTTACCGTCCAGGAGCAGCTCGCAAAATTCCGTGATATTGCTGAGAGTGAGCTATTTGAAGACTCGCAGAccgagctagctatagccttTGATGCCTGGACGGACACTTCCGAAAAGTCTGTCCTGCAGCAAATAATCGACTCGGCGGTATCGTGCAACGTCTCGGCTCTCACAACACACCTACTCCATGGACCATGGGGAGCCTCGAACCTGCCATCAGCACTGCATGAGCTTGGCATTCTGAACACTTCCATACCGGTCGTCTTCTCCCACGGCAGCTTCCTCCCAGCAACCGATGCACAGCTGCTGCGGACTACCAACCAGTATCTTTCCATCACGCCCGAGTCCGAGATGCACTACGGTCACACCCACGAGCATTCGGCGTACATCCAGGACCAAGCGAGTTTGGGCGTAGACACACATTTCACCTTCTCCACGGACATTCTCACGCAGGCACGCATGTGGCTTCAGAGCGTCCGCTACGACTTCTCCCTGGACGTCCCGCGCAAATGGAAAGTGCCAACAGACACACCTATGACCGTTGCGCAGGCATTCTACCTCGCTACTCGCGCTGGTGGCTTGGCTCTACGCCGCCCCGATCTTGGTGTCATCGAGGAGGGAGCCAAAGCAGATCTGGTCATTTGGGATGCTAGGGACTCACCTGCCCTCCTTGGTTGGCGAGATCCCATAGCCGCCATTATTCTGCACGCAAGCGTTGGCGACATCCTCCACGTCACAGTCGACGGCAAGTTTGTCAAGCGCGATGGACGTATCGTGGCCCCAGAATATAAGAATGTTCGCGAGAGGTTCCAGGCTAGTGCTCGCCGCATTCAGGATAAGTTACTGAACACACCGAACCCAGTGCTTGAGGGCTCGTTCCAAACGGGCTGCGAGTACGAGGGGCCTGACAGGGTAGACACTTTGCGCGGACAAGGAGACGGGTATGAGCAGCCGACGTTCGTGAACTTGTAG
- a CDS encoding uncharacterized protein (antiSMASH:Cluster_5~CAZy:CBM50) yields MHFLSFFSLLTIAAALAVEKRQVVGGPIDPSTTPLCAYYTDWPSPFFNQGETCASIASFWGVSEQNFISWNPIVGSDCSNLIEGNSYCVEANGAPTSTSSSPVSTSTLSSSSTQTTSTATGPTTPSPTQGGLTPDCQRFYLVESGDFCQAIVDEFGTFSLSQFYAWNPAVGSSCGGLQAGYYVCVGVSGTPTTAPTSPITTAPPTTTNNPSKPEPTQGGLTPDCQNFYLVQAGDFCQAIVDQYGTFSLTQFYNWNPAVGNTCGGLQAGYYVCVGVAGTPTSRPSSTSAAAPTTTPNGPQPQQPGIINTCQQYYFVQQGDFCQAIVDQYGTFSLSQFYSWNPAVGNTCGGLQAGYYVCVGVIGTPTTRPSTTSAAPTATPTGPQPQQPGLIAGCQRYYFVQQGDFCQAIVDRFGTFSLQQFYSWNPAVGNTCGGLQAGYYVCVGVSGTPTTPPAPPTNPAPTPIQAGTPSNCSRYGVANAGGTCSAFAQRFGISLQNLYRWNPVLGNNGQNCQSSFWAGYNYCVGVSS; encoded by the exons ATGCATTTCCTTTCATTCTTCTCACTCCTTACGATAGCAGCGGCACTTGCCGTCGAAAAACGACAAGTGGTCGGAGGGCCCATCGATCCTTCTACCACGCCTCTGTGCGCATACTACACAGACTGGCCATCTCCATTCTTCAATCAAGGCGAGACATGTGCCTCCATCGCATCCTTCTGGGGTGTCTCAGAGCAGAACTTCATCAGCTGGAATCCGATCGTCGGCAGTGACTGCTCAAACTTAATTGAGGGCAACAGTTATTGTGTTGAAGCCAATGGAGCTCCCACAagcacttcttcctctcccgtTTCGACCAGTACgctctcttcctcatcaacacAAACAACATCCACTGCCACCGGTCCAACAACGCCTTCGCCCACTCAAGGCGGTCTGACTCCAGACTGCCAACGTTTCTATCTGGTGGAAAGTGGCGATTTCTGTCAAGCGATTGTCGACGAGTTCGGCACATTCTC TCTCAGCCAGTTCTACGCCTGGAACCCGGCCGTCGGCTCCAGCTGTGGAGGTCTGCAAGCCGGCTACTATGTCTGCGTCGGTGTCAGCGGAACTCCCACCACAGCCCCAACAAGCCCAATCACCACTGCTCCTCCAACAACGACAAATAACCCCTCGAAGCCTGAGCCAACTCAAGGCGGCTTGACCCCAGATTGCCAGAACTTCTACCTTGTCCAAGCAGGAGACTTCTGTCAAGCGATCGTCGACCAGTACGGTACCTTTTCACTTACCCAGTTCTACAACTGGAATCCAGCAGTCGGCAACACTTGCGGTGGGCTCCAAGCAGGTTACTATGTCTGTGTTGGAGTTGCAGGCACACCAACGAGTCGTCCTTCATCGACCAGTGCTGCTGCCCCTACTACTACGCCAAACGGTCCACAGCCTCAACAGCCTGGTATAATCAATACTTGCCAACAATACTACTTCGTCCAACAAGGAGATTTCTGCCAAGCGATTGTAGACCAATACGGCACCTTCTCCCTATCGCAATTCTACTCATGGAACCCAGCCGTAGGAAATACATGCGGAGGCCTCCAAGCAGGTTATTACGTCTGCGTCGGCGTAATCGGAACACCAACCACCCGTCCTTCAACCACATCCGCCGCCCCAACAGCCACGCCAACAGGTCCCCAACCTCAACAGCCAGGTCTCATCGCCGGATGTCAAAGATACTACTTCGTGCAACAAGGCGACTTCTGCCAAGCCATCGTTGACCGCTTCGGCACCTTCTCCTTACAACAATTCTACTCATGGAACCCCGCCGTAGGAAACACCTGCGGCGGACTCCAAGCCGGCTACTACGTCTGTGTTGGAGTATCCGGCACACCGACAACccctccagcaccaccaacaaACCCCGCACCCACTCCCATTCAAGCCGGCACACCGTCCAACTGCTCTCGATATGGCGTGGCGAACGCGGGCGGGACGTGCTCGGCTTTTGCTCAAAGGTTTGGGATCTCGTTGCAGAACCTCTATCGGTGGAATCCGGTGCTGGGAAACAATGGACAGAATTGTCAGTCGAGTTTTTGGGCGGGGTATAATTATTGCGTTGGTGTTTCTTCGTAG